Proteins found in one Manduca sexta isolate Smith_Timp_Sample1 chromosome 8, JHU_Msex_v1.0, whole genome shotgun sequence genomic segment:
- the LOC115442762 gene encoding alpha-(1,3)-fucosyltransferase C: MLDYIKLLLKSKWSVKNIILLILTVSVCVFIHVLIMHDLVKFVDSVSSAISFNNRQIEKQEIFKSPKYILLWYGSALVSPSEGNAVLKHLHCPVTDCIFTTNKHLLGNISNFNAIVFNENFLKSKRVIKPKVRSNSQIYTLNTVESAHNYPACELFLDDFFNWTFTYRLASDIVWSYITVTDVEGHIIAPSKSVVWRHSSAPVKPEIRSILAGKTKAAAWLVSNCNADSLRDEYVTRLQEHLFHFSLAIDIYGSCTGTKCTRGDCEEMVKEQYYFYMAFENSFAEDYVTEKVLHGYNNYAVPIVYGGANYSRFLPPGSYINAREMHPYRLALKIRQVISNRNLFMSYFTWTNLYKVTTSEVKVQHPLCHFCEALHSNRVQKAPAMKNFRFWWNGLNGMKWCLSNEYWSERNKMIIDSKDVYPLY, from the exons atgttagattatattaaattgttattgaaatcgAAATGGTCCGTGAAGAATATAATACTTTTGATTCTGACAGTATCTGTGTGTGTATTTATACACGTTTTGATAATGCACGACCTTGTAAAGTTTGTAGATAGTGTATCATCTGCAATATCGTTTAACAATCGACAGATAGAAAagcaagaaatatttaaatcaccGAAGTACATTCTGTTATGGTACGGATCTGCTCTAGTAAGTCCAAGCGAAGGAAATGCTGTGTTAAAACACTTACACTGTCCAGTAACCGATTGCATTTTCACCACCAACAAGCATTTGTTGGGCAACATATCGAATTTTAACGCTATAGTCTTCAacgaaaactttttaaaatcgaAACGTGTTATTAAACCGAAAGTACGTTCGAATTCGCAAATCTACACATTGAACACTGTCGAATCCGCTCATAATTACCCAGCATGCGAATTATTCCTCGACGATTTCTTTAATTGGACATTTACCTACCGTCTCGCTTCGGACATCGTTTGGAGTTACATTACAGTGACTGATGTCGAAGGCCACATAATCGCACCAAGCAAAAGCGTGGTATGGAGGCACAGTTCGGCCCCAGTGAAACCAGAAATCAGAAGTATTTTGGCGGGAAAAACAAAGGCGGCCGCTTGGCTTGTTAGCAATTGTAATGCGGACAGCCTGCGAGATGAATACGTAACGAGACTCCAGGAACACCTATTCCATTTTTCGCTTGCGATCGACATTTACGGCAGCTGCACCGGAACTAAATGCACGCGCGGTGATTGCGAGGAAATGGTCAAGGAGCAGTATTACTTTTATATGGCGTTCGAAAACTCGTTCGCTGAAGATTATGTGACTGAGAAGGTTTTGCATGGCTATAATAATTATGCCGTGCCTATTGTATACGGTGGAGCCAATTATAGcag ATTCCTGCCTCCCGGCTCCTACATAAACGCAAGGGAAATGCACCCTTACAGATTAGCTCTAAAAATACGGCAGGTGATATCGAACCGAAATCTATTCATGTCCTACTTCACGTGGACCAATTTATACAAGGTTACAACTTCTGAGGTGAAGGTACAGCACCCTCTGTGTCATTTCTGTGAAGCCCTGCATAGCAACAGGGTGCAAAAAGCGCCTGCTATGAAGAATTTCAGATTCTGGTGGAACGGCCTCAATGGTATGAAATGGTGCTTGTCCAACGAGTATTGGAGCGAAaggaataaaatgattattgataGTAAAGATGTGTACCCCTTGTATTGA
- the LOC115442731 gene encoding LOW QUALITY PROTEIN: cuticle protein (The sequence of the model RefSeq protein was modified relative to this genomic sequence to represent the inferred CDS: inserted 1 base in 1 codon), whose protein sequence is MVAKFAVFACLVAAAAAVAVSVLPVAKVAYAEAEXPAHYDFEYSVHDGHTGDVKQQKESRAGDAVHGSYSLVQPDGVHRIVEYSSDNEHGFNAIVRYEGTPVAAPAKIAYAAAPVAKVAYAAAPVANYAYAAAPVAKVAYAAAPVAKVAYAAPVAKVAYAPAPVSYAAAPVAKIAYAPASYSYAAAPVAKVAYAAAPIAKVAYAAPLGHVTFSSPAVSYHH, encoded by the exons ATGGTCGCTAAA TTCGCAGTCTTCGCATGCCTGGTGGCTGCTGCCGCCGCTGTTGCCGTATCGGTTCTGCCGGTGGCTAAAGTAGCATATGCTGAAGCCG GCCCCGCCCACTACGACTTCGAGTACTCCGTCCACGATGGCCACACCGGAGACGTAAAGCAACAAAAAGAATCCCGTGCCGGCGATGCTGTCCATGGTTCATACTCGCTCGTCCAGCCTGACGGTGTTCACCGCATCGTTGAGTACAGTTCTGACAATGAACACGGATTCAACGCGATCGTTCGCTACGAAGGCACCCCTGTTGCTGCCCCCGCCAAGATCGCCTACGCCGCTGCTCCCGTTGCCAAAGTTGCCTACGCCGCCGCTCCAGTCGCTAACTACGCCTACGCCGCCGCCCCCGTAGCCAAGGTCGCCTACGCTGCCGCTCCTGTCGCTAAGGTCGCCTACGCTGCCCCTGTCGCCAAGGTTGCCTACGCTCCTGCTCCTGTCAGCTACGCCGCCGCTCCAGTCGCCAAGATCGCATACGCCCCAGCTTCCTATTCCTACGCCGCCGCCCCCGTCGCCAAAGTTGCATATGCTGCTGCACCCATCGCCAAAGTAGCATACGCAGCCCCTCTTGGCCACGTCACCTTCTCCTCTCCCGCCGTCTCATACCAccactaa
- the LOC115442732 gene encoding cuticle protein: MAAKFFAVLSLAVAASALPVVPLAKIAYAEAEAPAHYEFAYSVRDDHSGDIKEQKETREGYAVHGSYSLVQPDGVHRIVDYTADKENGFNAVVRYEGQPIAEPAKIAYAAAPVAKVAYAAPVAKVAYAAPVAKIAYAHAPVAYAAPVAKVGYAHAPVAYAAPIAKVAYTAPVAKIAYDAAPLAHVAFSSPAISYHH, encoded by the exons ATGGCCGCTAAG TTCTTCGCTGTCCTCTCCCTGGCGGTAGCCGCATCAGCCCTTCCCGTCGTACCTCTCGCCAAAATAGCGTACGCTGAAGCCGAAGCACCCGCCCATTACGAATTCGCATACTCCGTCAGAGACGACCACAGCGGCGATATTAAGGAACAGAAGGAAACCCGTGAAGGATACGCCGTCCACGGCTCCTACTCCCTCGTCCAGCCTGATGGCGTGCACCGCATTGTGGACTACACCGCTGACAAGGAGAACGGATTCAACGCCGTCGTCCGCTACGAGGGCCAGCCTATTGCCGAGCCTGCCAAGATCGCCTACGCCGCCGCACCCGTAGCTAAAGTGGCCTACGCTGCCCCTGTTGCCAAGGTCGCCTACGCTGCTCCCGTTGCCAAGATTGCCTACGCTCATGCTCCCGTCGCCTACGCTGCCCCCGTCGCCAAGGTCGGCTACGCTCATGCTCCTGTCGCATACGCTGCCCCCATCGCCAAGGTCGCCTACACCGCTCCCGTAGCCAAGATCGCGTACGACGCTGCTCCCCTCGCCCACGTTGCCTTCTCCTCCCCGGCCATCTCCTACCACCACTAA